A portion of the Calothrix sp. 336/3 genome contains these proteins:
- a CDS encoding ABC transporter permease, protein MNISPSPKQPRVSWQAAFSMLMYIFMYLPILVLAFYSFNNSAYSAGWQGFTLDWYRQLFADERILLATKNSLLVASCAVGIAAVFGTLMAVGLARYQFPGKGLYKGVSYLPLIIPDIAIAVATLVFLAAFAIPLSLWTIIAAHVVFCLAYIALVVSSRLTNLDSHLEEAALDLGATPTQAFIKVLIPQLMPGIIAGCLLAFILSLDDFLIASFTSGSGSSTLPMEIFSRLRTGVKPDINALSVILILVSAIVAFIAESIRIAGDKKHR, encoded by the coding sequence GTGAATATTTCTCCATCTCCAAAGCAGCCGCGTGTCTCATGGCAGGCGGCTTTCTCCATGTTGATGTACATTTTCATGTATCTACCAATATTGGTGCTTGCCTTCTACAGCTTCAACAATTCAGCTTACAGTGCTGGTTGGCAAGGATTCACCCTCGATTGGTATCGCCAGCTATTTGCGGATGAACGCATCTTATTAGCGACCAAAAACAGTCTCCTAGTAGCCAGTTGTGCGGTGGGGATTGCGGCAGTATTTGGAACCCTGATGGCAGTGGGATTAGCTCGATATCAGTTTCCCGGCAAAGGTTTATATAAAGGAGTCAGTTACCTACCCTTAATTATTCCCGACATTGCGATCGCCGTTGCCACCCTAGTTTTTCTGGCTGCTTTTGCCATACCTCTAAGTCTATGGACAATCATCGCCGCCCATGTGGTTTTCTGTCTTGCCTACATTGCCCTAGTTGTCTCCTCCCGACTAACAAACCTGGATTCCCATTTAGAAGAAGCCGCCCTAGATTTAGGTGCTACACCTACCCAAGCATTTATTAAAGTTTTAATACCCCAGTTAATGCCGGGTATAATTGCAGGCTGTCTGTTAGCTTTTATCCTTAGCTTAGATGACTTTCTGATTGCCAGTTTTACCTCCGGTAGCGGCTCTAGTACCCTGCCCATGGAAATTTTTAGTCGCCTGCGAACAGGTGTTAAACCAGACATAAATGCCCTCAGTGTTATCCTAATTCTCGTATCAGCAATTGTAGCTTTTATTGCCGAATCAATTAGAATTGCTGGAGACAAAAAGCACAGATAA
- a CDS encoding DUF423 domain-containing protein, producing the protein MKQVFLTVAAISGAFCVSAGAFGAHALRGTLSERSLQIFDVGVRYQMYHTLALLAIAILISTQATPSVSLITSGWLFILGIILFSGSLYALSLTNITILGIITPVGGVVFILGWLILALSSWNFQG; encoded by the coding sequence ATGAAACAAGTTTTTCTTACCGTTGCAGCCATATCTGGAGCTTTCTGTGTCAGTGCTGGAGCCTTTGGTGCCCATGCTTTACGAGGTACACTGAGTGAGCGATCGCTGCAAATTTTTGACGTTGGAGTTCGTTACCAAATGTACCATACCCTAGCACTCCTGGCGATCGCTATCCTTATCAGTACCCAGGCAACTCCATCAGTAAGTTTAATTACTAGCGGCTGGTTATTTATTTTGGGAATAATTCTGTTTTCTGGCAGTCTCTATGCTCTCAGTCTGACCAATATCACAATTCTCGGTATAATTACTCCTGTCGGAGGTGTTGTATTTATCCTGGGATGGCTAATCTTAGCCCTATCATCTTGGAATTTTCAGGGATGA
- a CDS encoding tetratricopeptide repeat protein: MIVKDEEKTLPYCLGSVRNVVDEMVVLDTGSGDRTAKIAQQFGAQVYDFVWCNDFSAARNAALQHVTGDWVLVLDADETLQREVAPLLRHTIEQEEYLLINLVRHEVGAVQSPYSLVSRLFRRHPDISFSRPYHALVDDSVGEILQQEPHWQIGYIEQVAIAHTGYQKGIITGQDKYTKAQAAMEEFLSKNPHDPYVCSKLGALYIETGKLPLGVELLARGVATAEDNYEILYELYYHLGIAYSRLQNPNQAIAHYQAAIKLPIYPMLKLGAYNNLGNILKANGDLTGAKTAYETAIKIDPNFATGHYNLGMTFKAMNLFTEAISAYQKAIKFNPQYPEAYQNLGVVLLKIGNVTDSLTAFGHAIVLHEKYNPDEAKRLRQGLREMGLI; encoded by the coding sequence ATGATTGTCAAAGATGAAGAAAAGACTTTACCCTACTGTCTTGGTAGTGTGAGGAATGTAGTTGATGAGATGGTGGTGTTAGATACGGGTTCTGGCGATCGCACTGCTAAAATTGCCCAACAGTTTGGGGCACAGGTATATGATTTTGTATGGTGTAATGATTTTAGTGCGGCTCGTAATGCTGCATTACAACACGTTACAGGTGACTGGGTATTGGTATTAGATGCGGATGAAACCCTACAGCGAGAAGTCGCACCCCTACTTCGACATACCATTGAGCAAGAAGAATATCTCTTGATTAATTTAGTACGTCATGAGGTGGGAGCGGTACAGTCTCCCTATTCCCTGGTTTCCCGACTGTTTCGTCGTCACCCAGACATTAGCTTTTCTCGCCCTTACCATGCTTTAGTAGATGATAGTGTGGGGGAAATTCTTCAACAAGAACCCCACTGGCAAATTGGTTATATTGAACAGGTGGCGATCGCCCATACTGGTTATCAAAAAGGTATCATTACTGGTCAGGATAAATACACCAAAGCTCAAGCAGCGATGGAAGAGTTTCTCAGTAAAAATCCCCATGACCCCTATGTTTGCAGTAAATTAGGAGCTTTATACATCGAAACTGGTAAGCTTCCCCTGGGAGTAGAATTACTGGCACGAGGTGTAGCAACAGCTGAGGATAATTACGAGATTTTATATGAACTGTATTATCACCTGGGTATTGCCTATAGTCGGTTACAGAATCCTAACCAGGCGATCGCCCACTACCAAGCAGCCATTAAACTACCAATTTACCCCATGCTGAAGCTGGGAGCATATAATAATCTTGGCAATATTCTCAAGGCAAATGGTGACTTAACTGGAGCCAAAACAGCCTACGAAACTGCAATTAAAATCGACCCCAATTTTGCCACCGGACATTATAATTTGGGGATGACTTTTAAAGCCATGAATTTATTTACAGAAGCAATTTCTGCCTACCAAAAAGCTATTAAATTTAATCCCCAATATCCTGAAGCCTATCAAAATCTTGGTGTAGTTTTGTTAAAAATTGGCAACGTCACTGATAGCTTAACTGCCTTTGGTCACGCTATTGTGTTACATGAGAAATATAACCCCGATGAAGCCAAAAGATTACGTCAGGGTTTGCGGGAAATGGGATTAATTTAA
- a CDS encoding CatB-related O-acetyltransferase: MNFGPSPNTKYPIDGQTRLVYLKNIIQNPNIIVGDYTYYDDFENPENFERNVLYHFDFIGDKLIIGKFCSIASDVKFVMNGGNHRTDWLTNYPFPIFGAGWEVAMPETWPHKGDTVIGNDVWIGYGAMVMPGIQIGDGAIIATGAVVTRNVAPYSVVGGNPAKEIRQRFPDQVIEKLLNIRWWDWEIEKITHNLKAICGSDIDTLQKIVNEE, encoded by the coding sequence ATGAATTTTGGTCCATCTCCCAATACAAAATATCCCATAGACGGGCAAACACGCTTAGTTTATCTCAAGAATATTATTCAAAATCCCAATATTATTGTTGGAGACTATACCTATTATGATGATTTTGAGAATCCAGAAAACTTTGAGCGCAATGTCCTCTATCATTTTGACTTTATTGGTGACAAACTGATAATTGGCAAATTTTGCTCCATTGCTTCCGATGTGAAATTTGTGATGAATGGTGGTAATCACCGTACCGATTGGTTGACTAACTATCCCTTCCCCATTTTTGGTGCAGGTTGGGAAGTGGCAATGCCTGAAACTTGGCCCCACAAAGGTGATACTGTGATTGGGAATGATGTCTGGATTGGTTATGGGGCAATGGTGATGCCAGGAATTCAGATCGGTGATGGGGCAATTATTGCTACAGGTGCGGTGGTGACTCGTAACGTTGCACCATACTCTGTGGTGGGAGGTAATCCAGCAAAAGAAATTCGCCAACGTTTCCCCGATCAAGTGATTGAGAAATTATTAAATATTCGGTGGTGGGATTGGGAGATTGAGAAAATTACTCATAATCTGAAAGCTATCTGTGGTTCAGATATTGATACATTACAAAAAATCGTCAACGAGGAATAG
- a CDS encoding DUF1517 domain-containing protein, which translates to MGKRIQQATKPLLKSLFALFLVLTLAFSHGGDALAARTGGRIGGGSFRAPTSRTYSSPRSYAPGGYGGGYYPGGGFGFPFLLPLWGFGGGFGSLFSILIFMAIANFIFQTFRRANGGEVLEDTTYSSNPTVSISRLQVGLLANARSLQTELNAIAASADTNSSQGRTEILQETSLALLRHPEYWAYADGGTQQARLSAAEADFNRLSLAERSKFTAETLSNVNNQLKEVTPQAALTATAELENAAPGEYIVVTILAATLGKQAIPAINTADDLRQALRQIGSISGDNLLAIEVLWAPQADGDTLSSDDLLTEYTNLKMV; encoded by the coding sequence ATGGGTAAAAGAATACAACAAGCAACAAAACCGCTTCTCAAAAGCTTATTTGCCCTGTTTTTAGTGTTGACATTGGCATTTAGTCACGGTGGTGATGCTCTTGCCGCTCGTACAGGGGGAAGAATTGGTGGGGGTTCCTTCCGCGCACCGACTAGTCGTACCTATTCATCTCCTCGCAGCTATGCACCGGGTGGATATGGTGGTGGATACTATCCCGGTGGTGGTTTTGGTTTCCCCTTCCTATTACCTTTGTGGGGTTTTGGTGGGGGCTTTGGCAGCCTGTTTAGTATCCTGATTTTTATGGCGATCGCCAACTTTATTTTCCAGACTTTTCGCCGTGCTAATGGTGGTGAAGTCCTAGAAGATACCACCTACAGCAGTAATCCTACTGTCTCGATTAGCCGTTTACAAGTTGGTTTACTAGCTAATGCTCGCAGCTTACAAACTGAACTCAACGCGATCGCAGCTAGTGCAGATACCAACTCATCCCAAGGAAGAACGGAAATTCTCCAGGAAACCAGCCTTGCCCTATTGCGTCACCCTGAATACTGGGCATATGCAGACGGTGGTACACAACAAGCACGTCTCAGTGCTGCGGAAGCTGACTTTAACCGTCTATCCCTGGCAGAGCGGAGCAAATTCACTGCCGAAACCCTATCAAATGTAAATAACCAACTCAAGGAAGTTACCCCTCAAGCTGCTTTAACTGCCACCGCAGAATTGGAAAACGCTGCTCCTGGGGAATATATAGTTGTCACCATCTTGGCAGCAACCCTAGGTAAACAGGCAATCCCAGCAATCAATACTGCTGACGATTTACGTCAAGCTTTGCGCCAAATCGGTAGTATCTCTGGGGATAATTTACTTGCCATTGAAGTCTTATGGGCACCCCAAGCCGACGGAGATACCCTCAGTAGCGATGATTTACTGACTGAATACACTAACTTAAAGATGGTGTAG
- a CDS encoding MgPME-cyclase complex family protein: MQTYYYILASQKFLLEEEPLEEVLKERTRYYHEQEKTIDFWLVKQPAFLEAPEMKAIKDKCPQPSVAIVSTNEQFIVWLKLRLEYVITGEFSAPSAEIPDAIASLATV, encoded by the coding sequence ATGCAAACATACTATTACATTTTGGCAAGTCAAAAGTTTCTCTTGGAAGAGGAACCCCTAGAAGAAGTTCTCAAGGAACGTACCCGTTATTATCATGAGCAGGAAAAAACCATTGATTTTTGGTTAGTCAAGCAACCTGCTTTCTTGGAAGCACCTGAGATGAAAGCGATTAAAGACAAATGTCCCCAACCGTCGGTAGCAATTGTTTCTACGAATGAACAATTTATTGTGTGGTTAAAATTGCGCTTGGAGTATGTGATTACAGGGGAGTTTAGCGCACCCTCAGCAGAAATTCCTGATGCCATAGCATCTTTGGCTACAGTTTAG
- a CDS encoding L,D-transpeptidase — translation MAMVRNESLARVVMLLCFVSGILSLVLHWQITNSMTPKTHSPKVAKNPAHRTNWSQQSANLLDNKKNHSSAQGTSSAFWQKNPSLKTTDMTVPMEVVIDLSDRRVYVYRRGQVIASYPTGIGKKGWETPTGNFQVINKQLHPSWRHPITGKVFPAGEDSPLGDRWIGFWSNGREQIGFHGTPDDSLVGMAVSHGCLRMRNPDVRLLYKQIGIGTPVAVRD, via the coding sequence ATGGCGATGGTAAGAAATGAATCTCTAGCGCGGGTAGTTATGTTGTTGTGTTTTGTCAGTGGAATTTTATCACTGGTTCTCCACTGGCAGATTACTAATTCCATGACACCTAAAACTCATTCTCCCAAGGTGGCAAAGAATCCTGCTCACCGGACTAATTGGAGTCAGCAATCAGCCAACTTGCTTGATAATAAGAAAAATCATAGCTCTGCCCAAGGAACAAGTTCGGCATTTTGGCAAAAAAACCCATCGTTAAAAACAACTGATATGACAGTACCGATGGAAGTCGTGATTGACTTGAGCGATCGCCGTGTTTATGTGTATCGTCGTGGACAAGTAATCGCTAGCTATCCCACAGGTATTGGTAAAAAAGGTTGGGAAACACCCACAGGCAATTTCCAAGTCATCAACAAGCAACTACACCCATCTTGGCGACACCCTATCACAGGCAAAGTGTTTCCCGCAGGTGAAGATAGTCCCCTAGGAGACAGATGGATTGGTTTCTGGTCAAATGGTAGAGAACAAATAGGTTTTCATGGTACACCTGATGACAGCTTGGTCGGAATGGCAGTTTCTCACGGTTGTTTACGAATGCGCAATCCTGATGTCCGCTTGTTGTACAAACAAATTGGTATCGGAACACCTGTAGCAGTTAGGGATTAG
- a CDS encoding late competence development ComFB family protein: MSVMSIGKIVEQALQDGYLTPGMEAEVGRVCDHASELSIEEYMALDRLMGALLTGEVVAVPRKQFINVMEELVLTEAIARVAEIEATSESSLDVGDIAAYALNRLPPLYATTEEGATYQRQRAQDELQELIAQQVGEAISRNIARSNSGTVLTKTTGNELLSQVSALLQAYAPSYEQKA; encoded by the coding sequence ATGAGTGTTATGAGTATCGGAAAAATTGTGGAGCAAGCTCTCCAAGATGGTTATTTAACACCGGGAATGGAAGCAGAGGTAGGACGTGTTTGTGATCACGCATCTGAACTGTCAATAGAAGAGTATATGGCGCTCGACCGCTTAATGGGTGCGCTATTGACGGGTGAGGTTGTTGCTGTTCCACGCAAACAATTTATTAACGTCATGGAAGAATTGGTATTGACGGAGGCGATCGCCCGTGTCGCAGAAATTGAAGCAACTAGCGAAAGTAGCTTAGATGTCGGTGATATTGCCGCCTATGCTTTGAACCGCCTACCACCGCTCTATGCTACTACTGAAGAGGGTGCAACCTACCAGCGTCAACGTGCCCAAGATGAATTGCAAGAATTAATTGCCCAACAAGTCGGAGAAGCGATTAGTCGTAACATCGCTCGTAGTAATTCCGGTACAGTATTAACTAAAACCACTGGCAATGAGCTACTGAGTCAAGTTAGTGCCCTACTTCAAGCCTATGCACCCAGTTATGAGCAAAAAGCATAA
- a CDS encoding methyltransferase type 11, translated as MLREEANWLGSIIYSLDAGEVFPILNIGSSNQDFREKVQPWIDELLFKPGREQGYSIIHCDMKDDAGVDLVGDFNNPLFLQEISQKNIQSILCSNLLEHLTNREEICQTMSSLIPINGYLFVTVPYRFPYHRDPIDTMFRPSVEELRQLFPDLEIVQGEIVSGGMLLQSTSVSPILYLLVMCIRLILPVYQPLRWLDSLRYSLWLFQEISATCVVFKRIS; from the coding sequence ATGTTGCGAGAAGAAGCTAATTGGTTAGGGAGTATTATTTATTCTCTAGATGCTGGGGAAGTGTTTCCCATATTAAATATTGGTAGCTCTAATCAAGATTTTCGAGAGAAGGTACAACCTTGGATTGATGAACTGTTGTTCAAGCCTGGGAGAGAACAGGGGTATTCTATTATTCATTGTGATATGAAAGATGATGCTGGGGTAGACCTGGTAGGAGATTTCAATAATCCTTTATTTTTACAAGAAATTTCCCAGAAAAATATTCAATCTATCTTGTGTTCTAATCTCCTGGAACATCTGACTAATCGTGAAGAAATATGTCAGACTATGAGTTCTCTGATTCCCATCAATGGTTATCTATTTGTCACGGTTCCATATCGATTCCCCTACCATCGTGACCCCATAGATACCATGTTTCGTCCGAGTGTGGAAGAATTGAGGCAGTTATTCCCAGATTTAGAAATAGTTCAGGGAGAAATTGTCTCTGGTGGGATGTTACTCCAATCAACTTCTGTCTCACCCATACTCTATTTATTGGTAATGTGCATTCGTCTGATTTTACCTGTGTACCAACCTCTGAGATGGTTAGATTCCCTGCGATACAGTTTATGGTTATTTCAAGAGATTTCTGCGACTTGCGTAGTCTTCAAGAGAATTAGCTGA
- a CDS encoding bifunctional serine/threonine-protein kinase/formylglycine-generating enzyme family protein codes for MQICQNPHCSNPFNADGNRFCISCGQSNFGELLRNRYRVLKLLGEGGFSRTYATEDADRLNAPCVIKQFFPQVHGTSERTKAAELFKEEAKRLYELGENHIQIPRLLAFFEQGSSLYLVQEFIQGKTLLEEVQKQHFTEDKVREILTELLPVLDFIHTNNVIHRDIKPENIIRRDTDGKLVLIDFGGAKQVTQTSLARQATVLYTIGYAPSEQMAGFACHASDIYALGVTCVRLLTRCLPLHDSSGQVYDRLYDPMSAKWLWRQRIQEQNITISEELGHILDKMLKNLASERYQSAAVIMRELQNSKTLSPGANSSETQPIIAIPRNPSNFTNLDTFEFDVVTIDSHSQIVNRNRTVAQYYAEELGHDVIMDMVAVPGGSFMMGSKEDEGDADERPQHLVAIEPFFIGRYPVTQAQWRAVASLPKVNQPLNPYPSKFKGSNRPVENVSWYEAVEFCARLEQKTGRNYRLPSEAEWEYACRAGTTTPFHFGETVTAELANCGNGDAQTESKSRNRKETTPVGSFQVANAFGLYDMHGLVWEWCADPWHKNYEGAPSDGGIWEDGGDIHRRVLRGGSWSFSTEMCRSASRSWNESDGGLRICGFRVVVTTVARTSYVIAANATDGLVVP; via the coding sequence ATGCAAATCTGTCAAAATCCCCATTGCTCCAATCCCTTCAATGCTGACGGCAACAGATTTTGCATCAGTTGCGGGCAAAGCAACTTTGGTGAATTACTGCGGAACCGTTATCGTGTTCTGAAATTATTAGGAGAAGGTGGTTTTAGTAGAACCTACGCTACAGAAGATGCTGATAGACTCAATGCACCCTGTGTAATTAAACAATTTTTCCCCCAGGTGCATGGAACATCAGAACGTACTAAAGCCGCAGAATTATTTAAAGAAGAAGCCAAGCGTCTATATGAATTGGGAGAAAATCATATTCAAATCCCTCGACTATTGGCATTTTTTGAACAAGGTTCCAGTTTATATTTAGTTCAAGAATTTATTCAAGGAAAAACCCTCTTAGAAGAGGTACAAAAGCAGCATTTTACAGAAGATAAAGTTAGGGAAATTTTAACTGAGTTATTACCTGTTCTCGATTTTATTCACACCAATAACGTGATTCATCGAGATATTAAACCAGAAAATATTATTCGCCGAGATACAGACGGTAAGCTCGTATTAATCGATTTTGGTGGAGCCAAACAAGTTACCCAAACAAGTTTAGCCAGACAAGCGACAGTTCTCTATACAATTGGTTATGCTCCCAGTGAGCAAATGGCAGGATTTGCTTGCCATGCCAGTGATATCTATGCTTTAGGTGTGACTTGTGTACGCTTACTTACCAGATGTTTGCCACTCCATGATTCATCAGGGCAAGTTTACGATCGCCTTTACGATCCCATGAGTGCTAAATGGCTATGGCGACAACGCATCCAGGAACAAAACATCACAATCAGTGAAGAATTAGGGCATATCCTGGATAAGATGCTGAAAAATTTAGCCTCAGAAAGATATCAATCTGCTGCGGTAATTATGAGAGAGCTACAAAATAGCAAAACCCTATCCCCTGGAGCAAATTCTTCAGAAACACAACCGATAATTGCAATTCCTCGAAATCCATCGAATTTTACCAACTTAGACACCTTTGAATTTGACGTAGTGACAATTGATAGTCATAGTCAGATAGTCAATCGGAACCGTACTGTTGCCCAATATTATGCAGAAGAATTGGGACATGACGTAATTATGGATATGGTAGCAGTACCTGGTGGCTCTTTTATGATGGGTTCCAAGGAAGATGAAGGAGATGCAGACGAACGTCCCCAACACTTAGTAGCAATTGAGCCTTTCTTCATTGGTAGATATCCTGTTACCCAAGCCCAATGGCGAGCAGTGGCATCTTTGCCCAAAGTCAATCAACCCCTCAACCCCTATCCGTCGAAATTCAAAGGTAGCAATCGCCCAGTAGAAAATGTATCTTGGTACGAAGCAGTGGAATTTTGCGCTCGACTAGAGCAAAAAACCGGGCGCAACTATCGCTTACCCAGTGAGGCAGAATGGGAATATGCTTGTCGTGCTGGCACCACCACACCTTTTCATTTTGGCGAAACTGTCACCGCAGAATTAGCCAACTGTGGCAACGGTGATGCGCAAACAGAGTCAAAAAGCCGGAATCGCAAGGAAACTACACCCGTAGGTAGCTTTCAAGTTGCCAATGCCTTTGGTTTGTATGATATGCATGGCTTAGTTTGGGAATGGTGTGCCGATCCCTGGCATAAGAATTATGAAGGAGCGCCCAGTGATGGCGGCATCTGGGAAGATGGAGGAGATATTCACCGTCGGGTATTGCGTGGGGGTTCTTGGAGCTTTAGCACGGAGATGTGTCGCAGTGCTAGTCGTAGTTGGAATGAGTCAGACGGTGGGTTGAGAATTTGTGGTTTTCGAGTTGTGGTGACAACTGTTGCTCGTACTAGTTATGTGATTGCTGCGAATGCTACCGATGGCTTGGTTGTACCCTAA
- a CDS encoding M23 family metallopeptidase, with the protein MNSSVKFERPINRLHSTVAVGILAAIPLNMALPAVALQVQVSPPSPKLGDTISILINVQPGNSSGSPQVSVNGKSYPAYSISPNQYRAFLPSTPLEAPGKRNITVTGDGEVKNLSVVVGDRKFPVQRINLPPGKAGVKATEYELKKAAEFKALQTPEKYWQGTFLRPNKGRFSTGYGVRRYYNGKFAKDYYHRGLDFAGSAGSAVVAPAAGRVALVGTVSQGFRVHGNVVGIDHGQGITSIFMHLSRINVKEGDMVKPGQLIGAVGSTGASTGPHLHWGLYVNGLSIDPKPWLQKEFP; encoded by the coding sequence ATGAACAGTTCTGTAAAATTTGAACGTCCAATTAATCGTTTGCATAGCACCGTTGCTGTGGGAATATTGGCAGCGATTCCCCTAAATATGGCTTTACCCGCAGTTGCATTACAGGTGCAAGTCTCCCCTCCGAGCCCCAAATTGGGAGATACCATATCTATTTTAATTAATGTGCAGCCGGGGAATAGTAGTGGGAGTCCCCAGGTAAGCGTCAATGGTAAGTCCTATCCTGCATATTCTATTAGTCCGAATCAGTATCGAGCCTTTCTTCCTAGTACACCCCTAGAAGCTCCAGGAAAACGGAATATTACCGTTACAGGGGACGGGGAAGTGAAAAATTTATCCGTGGTGGTAGGCGATCGCAAGTTCCCCGTACAACGTATCAATTTACCCCCAGGAAAAGCTGGAGTTAAAGCCACAGAATACGAACTAAAAAAAGCTGCCGAATTTAAAGCTCTACAAACACCAGAGAAATATTGGCAGGGGACTTTTTTGCGACCGAATAAAGGTAGATTTAGTACAGGCTATGGTGTTCGTCGCTACTATAATGGTAAATTTGCCAAAGACTATTACCATCGGGGCTTAGATTTTGCTGGTAGTGCTGGTTCTGCGGTGGTTGCTCCTGCTGCGGGTAGGGTGGCTTTAGTGGGTACAGTATCCCAAGGATTTCGTGTTCATGGTAATGTCGTTGGTATTGACCATGGACAAGGAATCACCAGTATTTTTATGCACCTGAGTCGTATTAATGTCAAAGAAGGTGATATGGTCAAGCCTGGTCAATTAATTGGAGCTGTGGGTTCTACAGGTGCTTCCACTGGTCCTCATTTACACTGGGGATTGTATGTCAATGGCTTATCGATTGACCCCAAACCGTGGCTACAAAAGGAGTTTCCTTAA
- a CDS encoding pyridoxine 5'-phosphate synthase: protein MAVTLGVNIDHIATIRQARRTVEPDPIAAAVLAELAGADGITAHLREDRRHIQDRDVRLLRQTVRTHLNLEMAATDEMVAIALDIKPDYVTLVPEKREEVTTEGGLDVAGQIVRMGAVVDKLQSADIPVSLFIDAEPAQIKASAQVQAKFIELHTGKYAEALDENLRQQELSLLASGCELAIASGLRVNAGHGLTYWNVYPVACLPGMEELNIGHTIISRAALVGMERAVREMKMAIRGNG, encoded by the coding sequence GTGGCTGTAACTCTTGGTGTCAATATTGACCATATAGCGACTATCCGACAAGCCAGACGCACAGTAGAACCAGACCCGATTGCGGCGGCGGTGTTGGCAGAATTAGCGGGTGCTGATGGTATAACTGCACACCTAAGAGAGGATAGAAGGCATATTCAAGATCGGGATGTGCGCTTGTTGCGGCAGACAGTACGCACCCACTTAAATTTAGAAATGGCAGCGACTGATGAAATGGTGGCGATCGCTCTGGATATTAAACCTGATTATGTCACCCTGGTTCCCGAAAAACGGGAGGAAGTCACCACCGAGGGAGGTTTGGATGTGGCGGGGCAAATTGTTAGAATGGGAGCAGTTGTAGATAAATTGCAAAGTGCGGACATTCCCGTCAGTTTATTTATCGACGCTGAACCTGCTCAAATCAAAGCTTCCGCACAGGTGCAAGCAAAGTTTATTGAACTGCATACAGGTAAATATGCTGAAGCTCTTGATGAAAACCTGCGTCAACAGGAACTATCTTTGTTAGCTTCCGGGTGTGAATTAGCGATCGCCTCAGGGTTACGAGTCAATGCTGGTCATGGACTCACCTATTGGAACGTTTACCCCGTAGCTTGTCTACCTGGAATGGAAGAGTTGAATATTGGTCATACTATCATCAGTCGTGCTGCTCTGGTGGGAATGGAAAGAGCTGTACGGGAAATGAAAATGGCAATCAGGGGGAATGGGTAA